A region of the Thioploca ingrica genome:
AAGCCACTGCGACGGCTCTTTTGGCAGCCGTTTGGCCGATAATATGTTTATCCAATTCACTCACAATTTCTTTAGGAGTCATTTCGCTCATAGTTATTTAAAATTAATTAGGTACCCATCGTTAGGCTTTCAATCGTTAACTGACGATTGGTGTAAATACAAATATCGGCTGCGATATACAATGATTTTTCCACAATGTCTTTAGCTGACAAATTCGTATTTTCCAGTAAAGCGCGTGCGGCTGCTTGCGCAAATGCACCCCCAGAACCAATGGCCATTAAACTCTCTTCGGGTTCTATTACATCACCATTACCGGAAATGATCAACGAAGTTGTTTGATCAGCTACGGCTAATAAAGCTTCTAATCGCCGCAACATTCGGTCAGTTCGCCAATCTTTGGCTAATTCTACTGCTGAACGAATGAGATGACCTTGATGTTTTTCCAGCTTACCTTCAAATCGTTCAAATAGGGTAAAAGCATCCGCTGTACCGCCGGCAAAGCCGGCAATGACTTTATCGTGGTAGAGTCGCCGTACTTTGCGAGCATTGTGTTTCATCACGGTATTACCTACAGTGACTTGTCCATCTCCGCCTATCACGACTTCCCCATTGCGACGGACTGATAAAACAGTGGTACCTCGAAATTGTTCCATTGCCTAACCTTTAATTGAATCGATGCGATATAAAAAATAATTGTTTTTTTAGCTAATTAGAATAAAGTGCCAATTCAGTATTTTTAACTGATTGATAAATGAAGCTGTTGGGTTTCGCTGCGCTCTACCCAACCTACATTCGTTACATTTGCATTTTAAAGATAAAAATGAAATAAGAGAATTATACACGATTTATCAGTTATCAGAATCGATGGTTGATAAGCCAATATTCACGGTTAACTGTTAATATGTGATAATAAAATCTCTCGAAATTCCACTGGATTTTTAGTATGGGTTAATTCACCAGGACGAGGAAAATACCAATCTTGCAACCGTGATAACCAAAATCGTAAAGCCGCTGCTCGTAACATCACTGGCCATACCTCATGTTCAAAAGCAGTGAGTGGTCTTTGTTCACAGTAACTGGCAAACAGAATTTGTACTCGTTGTTCATCCAGACGACCATCTGGAAAAGTACACCAATCATTAATTGTAATAGCGAGGTCATAGAGCAAAACATCGTTACAAGCA
Encoded here:
- a CDS encoding ATP-dependent protease peptidase subunit, which gives rise to MEQFRGTTVLSVRRNGEVVIGGDGQVTVGNTVMKHNARKVRRLYHDKVIAGFAGGTADAFTLFERFEGKLEKHQGHLIRSAVELAKDWRTDRMLRRLEALLAVADQTTSLIISGNGDVIEPEESLMAIGSGGAFAQAAARALLENTNLSAKDIVEKSLYIAADICIYTNRQLTIESLTMGT